From one Bacteriovorax sp. BAL6_X genomic stretch:
- a CDS encoding DUF4423 domain-containing protein: protein MEEELKIKDPRVSIFDFENYCDFLVKAGMPDGLYSHTANNLKTWANRLGYKSPSSLTMVIKGQRSPSLEMINALSEDLKLDMKEKQYFMLLVQLEKAQKKNKDTKEILKKIATLNLKENGISLSLKEFNAISDWYFLAIKQLISMPSFVEDNQWIHQKLRKKVPLKQIKYAIETMLDTKTIGRDEEGRLIVLKEGLITTNDVPSSAIKRHHHGMLNRALESIEEQSVNERQITAVTMKVKDSDIAEAKKYIFDFIKDFNEKFSTNNADNLYQLNTQFFSHTDQVVKH, encoded by the coding sequence ATGGAAGAAGAACTTAAAATAAAAGATCCAAGAGTTTCAATTTTTGACTTTGAAAATTATTGTGACTTCCTTGTTAAGGCCGGCATGCCTGATGGCCTTTATTCTCATACTGCAAATAACTTAAAAACTTGGGCAAATCGCCTTGGATACAAGTCCCCTAGTTCACTAACAATGGTCATCAAAGGACAAAGATCACCTAGTCTTGAAATGATCAATGCTCTTTCTGAAGATTTAAAATTAGATATGAAAGAGAAGCAATACTTCATGCTTCTGGTTCAACTTGAGAAAGCTCAAAAAAAGAACAAAGATACTAAAGAAATCTTAAAGAAAATTGCCACACTGAACTTAAAAGAAAATGGAATTTCACTCAGTCTAAAAGAGTTCAATGCGATAAGCGACTGGTACTTCCTTGCAATTAAACAACTTATTTCCATGCCTTCATTCGTTGAAGATAATCAGTGGATTCATCAAAAACTTAGAAAAAAAGTTCCCCTCAAACAAATTAAGTACGCAATTGAAACAATGCTTGATACTAAAACTATCGGAAGAGATGAAGAAGGTCGCTTAATTGTTCTAAAAGAAGGGCTTATTACAACAAATGATGTCCCAAGCTCAGCAATTAAGAGACACCATCATGGAATGCTTAATCGTGCTCTTGAATCAATTGAAGAACAATCTGTAAATGAGAGACAAATAACAGCAGTCACAATGAAAGTGAAAGATAGTGATATCGCTGAAGCTAAAAAATATATCTTCGATTTTATTAAAGATTTTAATGAGAAGTTTTCAACAAATAATGCTGACAATCTCTATCAGCTAAATACACAATTCTTTTCCCATACGGATCAAGTTGTTAAGCACTAG
- a CDS encoding beta-lactamase hydrolase domain-containing protein, with amino-acid sequence MKSITALFTTILMVAFYIGCSTSHNVEKTPIITTYEEAKVVSHLAIAPQPTKPTLSKAKKDGYEVVINLRGKNEFKGYDEEATAKMLNLEYHQIPFFNKDKEIDERSLNEISKIINNNKDKMIYVHCSSGNRAAAWYLTHLYQYEGLSIEEATKTARKIGLTKAPLEKRVIKFLNEK; translated from the coding sequence ATGAAATCGATAACAGCTCTTTTTACAACTATTCTCATGGTAGCGTTCTACATTGGATGCTCAACTTCTCACAATGTTGAAAAAACACCAATTATTACAACTTATGAAGAAGCAAAAGTTGTAAGTCACTTAGCTATTGCCCCACAACCAACAAAACCTACATTGAGTAAGGCCAAGAAAGATGGCTATGAAGTTGTAATAAACCTAAGAGGGAAGAATGAATTCAAAGGTTATGATGAAGAAGCAACAGCAAAGATGCTTAATCTTGAGTATCATCAAATTCCTTTCTTCAATAAAGACAAGGAGATCGATGAAAGATCACTAAATGAGATCTCAAAAATCATCAACAATAACAAAGATAAGATGATTTATGTTCACTGCTCAAGTGGAAATCGTGCCGCTGCTTGGTATTTAACTCATCTCTATCAATACGAAGGGCTATCAATAGAAGAAGCTACTAAGACGGCCAGAAAAATAGGCTTAACAAAGGCTCCATTAGAAAAGAGAGTTATTAAGTTTCTAAATGAAAAATAA
- a CDS encoding rhodanese-like domain-containing protein has product MEELIQFIRHNMIFVFIFAFILWRIYRFFKAKNEVQRILKENNFQLVDVRSEGEFQGFSIPNSINIPIDRLGSDYEKLDKNKAVIVFCASGGRSAMARLHLLRLGFKKVVNAGGVHALSRILNQK; this is encoded by the coding sequence ATGGAAGAACTTATTCAATTTATACGACACAATATGATTTTTGTTTTTATTTTCGCCTTTATCTTGTGGCGAATTTATCGCTTTTTCAAGGCCAAGAACGAAGTTCAAAGAATATTGAAAGAGAATAATTTTCAATTAGTCGACGTTCGAAGTGAAGGGGAGTTTCAAGGGTTTTCAATACCGAATTCAATTAATATTCCAATCGATCGCTTAGGCTCTGATTACGAAAAACTTGATAAGAACAAAGCGGTCATTGTCTTCTGTGCCTCTGGTGGAAGAAGCGCCATGGCCAGACTACATCTTCTGAGACTCGGGTTTAAGAAGGTAGTCAATGCTGGTGGTGTTCACGCTCTATCTCGTATTCTAAATCAAAAATAA
- a CDS encoding helix-turn-helix transcriptional regulator — MRNDVFVALKDVMKVRKVNYKELAARIEMSESGLKKLMAGQDCSLSKLDQICDALNINLAELFSIAQQSSEPVLKLDDKQEALFLKEPIIYHFFTELLSTDGDWKAVVKKHRLDKSESLSMLRSLDKVNLIELGENDRVKLLFKGSDINISSKLGALVSFNIDRYFFEYAQEQFKLEQKTSRGSRGSFYLKKESVTDYLKALDDLQLEFAKRSKREELLYGSEKLESITFMSYLATDFRASDYVFTK; from the coding sequence ATGAGAAATGATGTATTTGTTGCACTAAAAGACGTAATGAAAGTTAGAAAGGTTAATTATAAGGAGCTGGCCGCTCGTATCGAGATGTCTGAATCGGGCCTTAAGAAGCTTATGGCCGGTCAGGACTGTTCTTTAAGTAAATTAGACCAAATATGTGATGCGCTAAATATCAATTTAGCAGAGTTATTTTCGATTGCTCAGCAGTCCAGTGAACCAGTCTTAAAGTTAGATGATAAACAAGAAGCTTTATTCCTAAAAGAACCAATTATCTATCACTTTTTCACAGAGTTACTTTCTACTGATGGTGACTGGAAGGCCGTTGTTAAAAAGCACCGCCTTGATAAGAGCGAATCTCTATCAATGCTTAGAAGCTTGGATAAGGTTAATCTCATTGAATTGGGAGAAAATGATCGAGTAAAGCTACTGTTTAAAGGAAGTGATATCAATATCTCTTCTAAACTTGGAGCTTTGGTAAGTTTTAATATTGATCGATATTTCTTCGAATATGCCCAGGAACAATTCAAGTTAGAGCAAAAGACTTCACGTGGATCTAGAGGAAGCTTTTATTTAAAAAAAGAGTCAGTTACTGACTATCTTAAGGCCCTTGATGATTTACAATTAGAATTTGCTAAGAGGTCAAAGAGAGAGGAGCTTCTTTATGGAAGTGAGAAGCTTGAAAGTATAACTTTCATGTCTTATCTGGCCACTGACTTTAGGGCATCAGATTACGTATTTACTAAGTAA
- a CDS encoding methyl-accepting chemotaxis protein produces the protein MNISKFSLSKKLVLGFLLAGLLPSLTITFVVLNNVDKTLHKNAENMLISVREGRSFQLEELYKTMGGQVSALAQNISTIDAARKFKKAFQTYEIETRTDFNEAKSALTSFYANEFGGQYNKTNIGYEFNRTSEIIRELSKNELLLQNAFISSNKSPLGSKDELVSLKDGSNYSKTHERYHDAFRTYLNKFGYYDIFLIDAQKAQVIYSVYKEADFATNLKTGPYASSGLAQAYNLALNAKSKDAFFFTDIQKYYPSYESPAQFISAPIFENDKLSAVLVFQVPVAKINQILTSDKKWKEQGQGDSGETYIIGKDKVMRSVSRALVEDESNFFKTMHKVGLSESAINYMKSKKTSALAAKIDTLGADRVVDGKAGAEIFKDYRDVNVISAYKPLNIAGLDWYILSEMDEDEALASLYTVRNVIMTLITISGIAILLLALTFSKAISNSLVKLAEGLKVGAHNVLNSANALAQSSSDLSSATEQQAASLQETSASITEISAMVDRNSENATTTSDLSEKSQTKAQEGKEYVSSVKHKIEDIHKNNEVLIQSVEENNVEIQNITKVIDEISEKTKVINDIVFQTKLLSFNASVEAARAGEHGKGFAVVAEEVGALAAMSGTAAQEITELLERSIGQVHRTVENSKSKMSGIIEHGKKSVDESLVEIKTCDSVLSEILESFNEVNSSVKQIAASSTEQSAGVNEITTAVQQLDAVTQQNTSVAHTSSSKAAELKEQSNDLSRIVEDIQMIVFGQNVSDEQPVVASPVRPVIKMPFAKKKKSLELVDADSISADDSRFKDVI, from the coding sequence ATGAACATTAGTAAATTTTCCCTAAGTAAAAAATTGGTTCTCGGCTTCTTATTGGCGGGCCTACTACCTTCATTAACAATAACATTCGTGGTTCTTAACAATGTCGATAAGACTCTACATAAGAATGCTGAAAATATGCTTATTTCGGTACGTGAAGGACGAAGCTTTCAACTCGAAGAACTGTATAAAACAATGGGCGGCCAAGTCTCGGCATTGGCCCAAAATATTTCAACTATTGATGCTGCAAGAAAATTCAAAAAAGCTTTCCAGACTTATGAAATAGAAACAAGAACTGATTTCAATGAAGCGAAATCAGCACTCACATCCTTCTATGCTAACGAGTTTGGGGGCCAATATAATAAAACGAATATTGGATATGAATTTAATAGAACAAGTGAAATCATTAGAGAATTAAGCAAGAATGAGTTACTTCTTCAAAACGCATTTATTAGCTCTAATAAGAGTCCTCTAGGCTCAAAAGATGAGCTAGTTTCACTTAAAGATGGATCAAATTATTCTAAAACACATGAAAGATATCATGATGCATTTCGTACATACCTAAATAAGTTTGGTTATTATGATATTTTTCTAATTGATGCTCAAAAGGCCCAGGTTATTTACTCTGTCTACAAAGAAGCTGACTTTGCCACAAACCTTAAAACTGGTCCTTATGCAAGCTCAGGCCTAGCGCAAGCTTATAACTTAGCACTTAATGCAAAATCTAAAGATGCGTTCTTCTTTACAGATATTCAAAAGTACTATCCAAGTTACGAATCGCCAGCACAATTTATCTCCGCACCTATTTTTGAGAATGACAAGTTAAGTGCTGTACTAGTTTTCCAAGTACCAGTTGCTAAGATCAATCAAATTTTAACAAGTGATAAAAAGTGGAAAGAGCAGGGCCAAGGAGATTCAGGAGAAACTTATATTATCGGTAAAGATAAAGTGATGAGAAGTGTTTCAAGAGCTCTTGTAGAAGACGAATCAAACTTCTTTAAAACAATGCATAAAGTAGGACTAAGCGAGAGTGCGATTAATTATATGAAGTCGAAAAAGACATCTGCCCTTGCTGCTAAGATTGATACTCTTGGTGCAGATCGTGTTGTAGACGGAAAAGCTGGAGCTGAAATCTTTAAAGATTATCGTGATGTAAACGTTATTAGTGCATATAAGCCACTAAATATTGCAGGACTTGATTGGTATATCTTAAGTGAAATGGATGAAGATGAAGCTCTTGCATCACTTTATACAGTAAGAAATGTAATCATGACTTTAATTACAATTTCTGGGATTGCAATTTTACTACTTGCTCTAACATTTTCAAAAGCTATCTCTAATAGTCTTGTGAAGCTTGCAGAGGGGCTTAAGGTTGGAGCACATAATGTTCTAAACTCCGCCAACGCTCTTGCACAGAGTTCATCTGATCTCTCATCTGCAACAGAACAGCAAGCGGCCAGTCTGCAAGAGACCTCCGCTTCAATTACTGAAATTTCAGCGATGGTCGATAGAAACTCTGAGAATGCTACTACAACCTCAGACCTTTCAGAAAAAAGTCAGACCAAGGCACAAGAAGGTAAAGAGTATGTAAGTAGTGTAAAACATAAAATTGAGGATATTCACAAAAATAATGAAGTCCTAATTCAAAGTGTAGAAGAAAATAATGTTGAGATTCAAAATATAACAAAAGTAATTGATGAGATTTCAGAAAAAACAAAAGTTATCAATGATATTGTTTTCCAAACTAAGCTACTCTCTTTCAATGCTTCAGTTGAGGCAGCAAGAGCTGGAGAACATGGGAAAGGCTTTGCAGTTGTAGCAGAGGAAGTTGGTGCCCTAGCTGCGATGAGTGGAACGGCGGCCCAAGAGATTACAGAACTACTAGAGCGAAGTATTGGCCAAGTTCACCGCACTGTTGAAAACTCAAAATCTAAAATGTCTGGGATTATTGAGCACGGAAAGAAATCTGTTGATGAAAGTTTAGTTGAGATTAAAACATGTGACTCTGTCTTAAGTGAGATTCTAGAAAGCTTTAACGAAGTAAATAGCTCTGTTAAACAAATCGCTGCTTCATCAACTGAGCAATCAGCAGGTGTAAACGAGATCACAACTGCTGTTCAACAACTTGATGCAGTAACGCAACAAAATACATCAGTTGCACATACTTCTTCATCAAAGGCAGCAGAACTTAAAGAGCAATCAAATGATCTTTCAAGAATTGTCGAAGATATTCAAATGATTGTATTTGGTCAAAATGTTTCAGATGAGCAACCTGTAGTGGCAAGTCCAGTTAGGCCAGTGATCAAGATGCCATTTGCTAAAAAGAAGAAAAGTTTAGAATTAGTGGATGCAGATTCAATTAGTGCAGATGACTCAAGATTTAAAGATGTAATATAA
- a CDS encoding arylamine N-acetyltransferase produces MKQLNNEIKKFLVENTFNNIDILISNRVILKLDTESLHDKLIIRKRGGYCFENNQYFYSQLKEGVKEVRRVLGRVVYGDTPDDKPRSHQATVITIDNKQYLVDVGFGPYTPGAVIPLSGEEIESFNKRVYRVTKINEIDYQLEIEKKDGFFSLYQFNLANYNDADFKVANYYTNTHDDSKFTTSLVLSQQTENGTKFISNLLYSEICGEQRRDIEIKSASEMYEIISGEFNAHFSEQECEDLFKIVRRLI; encoded by the coding sequence ATGAAACAATTAAATAATGAAATCAAAAAGTTCTTAGTTGAAAATACTTTCAACAATATTGATATATTAATTAGTAATAGGGTTATTTTAAAACTCGATACTGAAAGTCTTCACGATAAGTTAATTATAAGAAAACGTGGAGGTTACTGCTTTGAAAATAATCAATACTTCTATTCTCAATTGAAAGAAGGGGTAAAGGAGGTTCGGAGAGTTCTTGGCCGAGTTGTCTATGGAGATACACCAGATGATAAACCAAGATCTCATCAGGCTACAGTTATTACGATTGATAATAAGCAATATCTAGTCGATGTTGGCTTTGGGCCATATACTCCTGGAGCAGTTATACCTTTGAGTGGAGAAGAGATTGAGAGCTTTAATAAGAGAGTTTACCGAGTTACAAAAATAAATGAGATTGATTATCAACTAGAGATTGAAAAGAAAGATGGTTTCTTTTCTCTCTATCAATTCAACCTTGCTAATTATAATGATGCTGACTTTAAAGTAGCAAATTACTATACCAATACTCATGATGATTCAAAATTTACAACATCTCTTGTTCTCTCTCAGCAAACTGAAAATGGGACAAAATTTATTAGTAATCTTCTGTACTCGGAAATATGTGGTGAGCAGAGAAGAGATATTGAAATTAAATCTGCATCCGAGATGTATGAAATTATATCTGGCGAATTCAATGCACACTTTAGTGAACAGGAATGTGAAGATTTATTTAAGATTGTTAGAAGATTAATTTAA
- the dbpA gene encoding ATP-dependent RNA helicase DbpA: MSNNFASLKIDIRLKRNLKDLKFEEMTPIQEEALPIILEGKDIIAQAKTGSGKTVAFGLGVLNSIDLKQSRPQCLILCPTRELAEQVAMELRKLARAIANLKVLTITGGSSEYHQEKSLGHGAHIIVGTPGRVIKLLKRKALILDFVKQYVLDEADRMLDMGFIDDISRISTYVPKNRQTLLFSATFPEDIEELGKRLQNDAVRVSVDVTHEGSNIKEEFFQLDSHKDKMSALIKVLAAYQAKRFIVFCKTKRISDTVADDLCKNGVIVESIHGDLDQNERTAALTMFSNKSLNGIVATDVAARGIDIKDLDLVVNFDLSNDPEVYVHRIGRTGRAGNEGRAVSFLVEQELESFENICEYQKADYQLKGLDALSGENEYSIKPEMATIYVLAGKRDKLRPGDFVGAIVGEAGINSQEIGDILVTKNKSYIAVKADLIKHVVHSLRKGKIKKRRFKLGFL, translated from the coding sequence ATGAGTAATAATTTCGCTAGTTTAAAAATTGATATCCGTTTAAAGAGAAACCTAAAAGATTTAAAGTTTGAAGAGATGACTCCTATTCAAGAGGAAGCTCTACCTATTATTCTTGAAGGAAAAGATATAATCGCTCAGGCCAAAACAGGTAGTGGAAAAACCGTTGCTTTTGGGTTGGGAGTTCTTAACTCTATTGATTTAAAGCAAAGTAGACCTCAATGCTTAATCTTGTGCCCGACAAGAGAGCTTGCTGAACAAGTGGCCATGGAGCTAAGAAAGCTTGCTCGAGCTATTGCAAACTTAAAAGTTTTAACGATAACGGGTGGAAGCTCTGAATACCATCAAGAGAAATCTCTGGGACATGGTGCTCATATAATAGTTGGAACCCCCGGGCGAGTAATAAAGCTACTTAAGAGAAAAGCTCTGATTCTTGATTTTGTAAAACAATATGTGCTCGACGAAGCTGATCGAATGTTAGATATGGGCTTTATTGATGATATCTCACGAATCTCGACTTATGTTCCTAAAAATCGTCAAACCCTCTTATTCTCTGCCACTTTTCCTGAAGACATTGAAGAGCTTGGGAAGAGGCTACAAAATGATGCCGTAAGGGTTAGTGTTGACGTTACTCATGAAGGATCAAATATCAAAGAAGAGTTTTTTCAACTTGATTCTCATAAAGATAAGATGTCTGCTCTTATTAAAGTTTTGGCCGCCTATCAGGCGAAGCGTTTTATTGTCTTTTGTAAAACAAAGAGAATTTCTGATACTGTGGCCGATGATTTATGTAAGAACGGAGTAATTGTTGAGTCAATCCACGGTGACCTTGATCAAAACGAGCGAACTGCTGCACTAACGATGTTCTCAAATAAGAGCTTAAATGGAATTGTCGCTACTGATGTTGCGGCAAGAGGTATTGATATTAAAGATCTCGATCTTGTTGTGAATTTTGACCTTTCTAATGATCCAGAGGTTTATGTTCATAGAATTGGAAGAACTGGACGAGCTGGTAATGAGGGGAGAGCTGTTAGCTTTCTTGTCGAACAAGAATTAGAGAGCTTTGAGAATATTTGTGAATATCAAAAAGCTGATTATCAATTAAAAGGGTTAGATGCTCTTTCTGGTGAAAATGAGTATAGTATTAAACCAGAGATGGCGACTATTTATGTTCTCGCAGGTAAAAGGGATAAACTAAGACCTGGTGATTTTGTGGGAGCAATTGTTGGAGAAGCCGGTATTAATTCGCAAGAAATCGGAGATATTTTAGTAACAAAGAATAAGAGCTACATTGCTGTTAAAGCTGATCTTATTAAACATGTTGTTCACAGTCTTAGAAAAGGAAAAATTAAGAAGAGGAGATTTAAGTTAGGATTTCTTTAA
- a CDS encoding YiiD C-terminal domain-containing protein, translating into MKKISEEYKRDLLESIPVVSDMNLEIKTVDDQKIVLKAPLNKNINYEGTAFGGSINTLAILSCYLLTHHTMKIHDIDFKSLVIQNSEIDYLMPVDSDFEAVAEIDEVSVAIFIRSLKRRKVGRLNVHSKIMVGDSIRASFKGRFVATL; encoded by the coding sequence GTGAAAAAGATTTCCGAAGAGTATAAGCGTGATCTATTAGAGTCAATTCCTGTTGTCTCGGATATGAATCTTGAGATTAAGACTGTAGATGATCAGAAAATCGTACTAAAGGCTCCTTTAAATAAGAATATTAATTATGAAGGAACGGCATTTGGTGGAAGTATCAATACTCTTGCGATTCTATCTTGTTATCTCCTAACTCATCATACGATGAAAATTCACGATATTGATTTTAAATCTCTCGTTATTCAAAATAGTGAAATTGATTACCTTATGCCTGTTGATTCAGACTTTGAAGCTGTGGCAGAAATTGACGAGGTTTCAGTTGCTATCTTCATTCGATCTCTTAAACGCAGAAAGGTCGGACGCTTAAATGTTCACTCGAAGATTATGGTAGGAGACAGTATAAGAGCAAGCTTTAAGGGCCGCTTTGTCGCTACTTTATAA
- a CDS encoding C1 family peptidase has translation MKITILSLLLSLGVNAEMVSIRQYQTPVKNQKDRNTCAYFAVTAMLEGAIKKRFDMEFDISEQFQIYYGKEYFGEYPNAEHGYTYEIARNFRNQYFFIEEAQLPYQMSYFENNGPCSQYDPFDQSTPSYCFSHAPVDTNSLKRVKVDGLEVKMVTNLWSSWKSKTDLYEDEIRSGNGLVATVLVYSPLWENAHVTLPDETFAKCESGEVACYGHAIHFTGFDKEKKIFQFKNSWSSDWGDEGYGYMSYEYVMKHAVDPISFRWDRFFADIRK, from the coding sequence ATGAAAATCACAATCTTAAGCCTATTATTATCTCTTGGTGTTAACGCCGAAATGGTGTCGATTAGACAATATCAAACTCCAGTTAAGAACCAAAAAGACAGAAATACATGTGCATACTTTGCGGTAACGGCCATGCTTGAGGGTGCTATTAAAAAGAGATTTGATATGGAGTTTGATATTTCAGAGCAATTTCAAATTTACTATGGAAAAGAGTACTTTGGTGAATACCCAAATGCTGAGCATGGATACACTTATGAAATTGCACGTAATTTTCGTAATCAATACTTCTTTATCGAGGAGGCACAGCTTCCTTACCAAATGAGTTACTTTGAAAATAATGGCCCTTGCTCACAATATGATCCATTTGATCAAAGTACGCCGTCTTACTGTTTCTCTCATGCTCCAGTCGATACTAACTCACTTAAAAGAGTGAAAGTGGATGGATTAGAAGTAAAAATGGTCACCAATTTGTGGAGCTCTTGGAAATCTAAAACTGATTTATATGAGGATGAAATTAGAAGTGGGAATGGACTTGTAGCAACAGTTCTCGTTTATTCTCCACTTTGGGAAAATGCTCATGTGACACTTCCTGATGAAACTTTTGCAAAGTGTGAATCGGGTGAAGTCGCCTGCTATGGCCATGCGATTCACTTTACTGGTTTTGATAAAGAAAAGAAAATCTTTCAATTTAAGAATAGCTGGTCTAGTGATTGGGGTGATGAAGGTTATGGTTATATGTCTTATGAGTATGTCATGAAGCACGCTGTAGATCCGATCTCATTTAGGTGGGACCGTTTTTTTGCCGATATCAGAAAATAA
- a CDS encoding YaiI/YqxD family protein: MKKQEFKIWVDADACPKVVKEILFKTSVRLQIPLVLVANSYMNIPLHELISFVKVESGADVADMYIAEHVEIQDLVITADIPLAAEVVKKGTLAINPRGELYDEENIGERLSMRDFMQELRDGGMVTGGPDAFGPKDKQKFANSLNKILSKKGCQ, from the coding sequence ATGAAAAAACAAGAGTTTAAAATATGGGTGGATGCAGATGCTTGTCCTAAAGTTGTAAAAGAGATTCTCTTTAAAACCTCTGTACGTTTACAAATCCCACTCGTTCTTGTCGCTAATTCTTATATGAATATTCCACTTCATGAATTAATTTCTTTTGTAAAAGTTGAAAGTGGAGCCGATGTTGCTGATATGTATATTGCCGAACATGTAGAGATTCAAGACCTTGTTATTACTGCTGATATTCCCTTGGCAGCAGAGGTTGTAAAAAAAGGGACGCTTGCTATTAACCCACGCGGAGAGCTCTATGATGAAGAGAATATTGGAGAGCGCCTTTCAATGAGAGACTTCATGCAAGAGTTAAGAGACGGTGGAATGGTTACAGGTGGCCCAGATGCATTTGGCCCCAAGGATAAGCAGAAGTTCGCGAACTCGTTAAATAAAATCCTTTCTAAGAAGGGGTGTCAGTAA
- a CDS encoding DEAD/DEAH box helicase yields MSSVNSFDSLKLLPEILSSLKKKGYTKPTPIQAGSIPHLLNGGDILGIAQTGTGKTAAFSLPILNNLSSNKVKTKPRHMRTLILTPTRELASQINENIEEYGKGLGIKSTVIFGGVKPRPQIQQLKKGMDVIIATPGRFLDLMGDDHIKFTQLETFVLDEADRMLDMGFIRDVNKIIAKLPKKRQTLLFSATMPQDIVNLSKKLLVKPKKVEVTPESTTVERIDQKINFVHKTNKPKLLKSILEDQTIEHVLVFTKTKHGANRVVKHLEQVGITAAAIHGNKSQSAREKALGGFRKGDIRVLVATDIAARGIDVSHITHVINYNLPDDPKSYVHRIGRTARAGRDGVAISFCDDTEKNLLKDIEKTIKYQIPQDKDHPFHGVAGTPAQPQNNRRPEKKKQTSSRSGAKSKGNKTSKSNNQQRSARRRRAASKAKSIKIG; encoded by the coding sequence ATGTCATCAGTCAATTCATTTGATTCTCTTAAGTTATTACCAGAAATTCTCTCTAGTCTTAAAAAGAAGGGCTACACAAAACCAACTCCTATTCAGGCGGGCTCAATCCCTCACTTACTAAATGGTGGAGATATTCTTGGGATTGCTCAAACTGGAACTGGAAAGACTGCTGCGTTCTCGCTACCAATACTAAATAATCTTAGTTCTAATAAAGTTAAAACAAAGCCAAGGCATATGAGGACTCTCATCCTTACGCCAACGAGAGAATTAGCATCGCAGATTAACGAAAATATTGAAGAGTATGGGAAGGGCCTAGGCATAAAGAGTACGGTTATCTTTGGTGGAGTTAAACCAAGGCCTCAGATTCAACAGTTAAAGAAGGGAATGGATGTCATTATTGCAACTCCAGGTCGCTTTTTAGATCTCATGGGTGATGATCATATCAAATTTACTCAACTTGAAACCTTTGTTCTTGATGAAGCCGACCGTATGCTTGATATGGGCTTTATTCGCGATGTAAATAAAATCATTGCCAAGCTTCCAAAGAAGAGACAAACACTGCTATTCTCGGCAACAATGCCTCAAGATATTGTGAACCTATCAAAGAAGCTTCTTGTTAAGCCTAAGAAAGTAGAGGTTACTCCAGAGTCAACAACAGTCGAAAGAATTGATCAAAAAATCAATTTCGTTCATAAAACAAATAAGCCAAAACTTTTAAAAAGTATCTTAGAAGATCAAACAATTGAGCACGTGCTTGTTTTTACAAAAACAAAGCATGGAGCAAATCGTGTCGTAAAGCATCTTGAGCAAGTGGGAATTACGGCCGCGGCGATACACGGTAACAAGTCGCAAAGTGCACGCGAGAAGGCACTTGGTGGATTTAGAAAAGGTGACATTAGAGTTCTTGTTGCAACTGATATTGCTGCTCGAGGAATTGATGTTTCTCACATCACTCACGTTATAAATTACAATCTTCCAGATGATCCTAAAAGTTATGTTCACAGAATCGGGCGAACAGCAAGAGCTGGCCGAGATGGAGTTGCTATTTCATTTTGTGATGACACAGAAAAGAACCTTTTAAAAGATATTGAGAAAACAATTAAGTATCAAATTCCTCAAGATAAGGATCACCCGTTTCATGGTGTCGCAGGAACTCCTGCACAACCCCAAAATAATCGACGTCCAGAAAAGAAGAAGCAGACATCTTCAAGAAGTGGTGCGAAGTCTAAAGGCAATAAGACGAGTAAATCGAATAATCAACAAAGAAGTGCGAGACGCAGACGTGCTGCAAGTAAAGCGAAGTCGATTAAAATAGGTTAG